A DNA window from Branchiostoma lanceolatum isolate klBraLanc5 chromosome 17, klBraLanc5.hap2, whole genome shotgun sequence contains the following coding sequences:
- the LOC136422649 gene encoding calcium-activated chloride channel regulator 4A-like — translation MTAGGVFELTDVPSGSLPRLDLGPPSRVIDLKVIRVSHDNLTVALSWTAVGDDFDQGGPAAFTDLRFSRNFTELADDFEASSVVDDSQVLLGDLTSPSPPGTMETVVIRVPERGENVTYVFVLRVCDASGNCGQPSNVAAANLEYIPEPTTAAPTTTPLSQPNNANNNTLIIAVSVSCGVVAVVVAILTALVVKRCCKRKKRLSVAPAPDGIALENGQPKNDPLPKT, via the exons ATGACGGCAGGTGGCGTTTTTGAGCTGACAGACGTTCCCAGCGGCAGCCTTCCGCGACTGGACCTGGGCCCGCCATCTCGGGTCATTGACCTCAAGGTGATCAGGGTGTCGCACGATAACTTGACCGTCGCTCTCTCATGGACAGCTGTTGGCGACGACTTCGACCAAGGGGGACCAG cTGCGTTCACCGATCTACGATTCAGCCGAAACTTCACAGAGCTTGCCGACGACTTTGAAGCATCGAGCGTCGTCGACGACTCGCAAGTGCTGCTGGGAGACCTGACGTCACCATCACCTCCGGGCACCATGGAAACCGTCGTCATCCGGGTACCTGAGCGGGGAGAGAACGTGACGTATGTGTTTGTCCTCCGGGTGTGTGACGCATCGGGGAACTGCGGACAGCCATCCAACGTCGCAGCTGCAAACCTCGAGTACATCCCAGAACCAACAACTgcagcaccaacaacaacacCCCTGTCACAACCAAACAACGCTAACAACAACACGCTTATCATAGCTGTATCTGTTAGTTGTGGGGTCGTTGCTGTTgtggtcgccatcttgacaGCGTTGGTTGTCAAGCGCTGTTGTAAGAGAAAGAAACGACTATCAGTGGCACCGGCTCCTGACGGCATTGCTTTGGAAAACGGACAGCCCAAGAACGATCCCTTACCTAAAACATAA
- the LOC136423575 gene encoding phosphotriesterase-related protein-like codes for MAADLKGKVLTVLGPIDPSDLGRTLTHEHLMCDTLPIRADIPCPPFLPHMNDLPFTMDNLGFIRQYPWSYRENATMYGEEQHIIEELKFFRQQGGGSIVECTTLGLRRDVNMLKKMSEDSGVNIIAGTGYYVDSSLPPEVHSASQEELVSTMVHDVTQGADGTDVRCGVIGEIGTCWPITATEKKTLQAAAVAQSQLGCAVIIHPGRDKQAPAEVVRILAEAGGDISKTVMSHLDRTFSKNDDLSEFATLGCYLEFDLFGIETSLYQLAVDFDMPSDAQRIQMIKHVIQEGCEDRVVIAHDLANKHRLMHYGGHGYSHILLNVAPKMLTRGISQEQVDKILISNPRNLLTFK; via the exons TTCTAGGTCCCATCGACCCGTCTGACCTGGGCCGCACCCTGACCCATGAGCACCTGATGTGTGACACCCTGCCCATCCGGGCTGACATCCCCTGTCCGCCCTTCCTCCCTCACATGAACGATCTGCCCTTCACCATGGACAACCTGGGCTTCATCAGGCAATACCC TTGGAGCTACAGGGAGAATGCAACTATGTATGGGGAGGAACAACACATCATAGAAGAGCTGAAGTTCTTCAGACAGCAGGGAGGGGGCTCCATTGTGGAATGTACCACTCTAGGCCTGAGGAGGGATGTCAACATGTTGAAGAAGATGTCAGAGGACTCTGGAGTCAACATCATAGCTGGAACTG GCTACTATGTGGACTCCTCCCTCCCACCAGAGGTCCACAGTGCAAGTCAGGAGGAGCTTGTGTCCACTATGGTCCATGACGTCACCCAGGGGGCTGATGGGACTGACGTCAGGTGTGGGGTAATTGGAGAGATTGGAACATGCTGGCCAATAACAG CTACAGAGAAGAAGACCCTCCAGGCCGCCGCTGTAGCTCAGAGTCAGCTGGGCTGTGCAGTCATCATCCATCCTGGCCGAGACAAACAGGCACCAGCTGAAGTCGTCCGGATTCTGGCAGAAGCGGGAGGAGACATCAGCAAGACAGTAATGTCCCATCTGGACA gAACTTTCAGTAAGAATGATGACCTCTCCGAGTTTGCCACCCTGGGCTGTTACCTGGAGTTTGACTTGTTTGGGATCGAGACGTCACTTTACCAGCTGGCTGTAGACTTTGACATGCCCAGCGATGCCCAGCGTATCCAGATGATCAAGCACGTCATACAGGAAGGATGTGAAGATCGCGTGGTGATTGCACATGACTTGGCCAACAAACACAGACTT ATGCACTACGGGGGCCATGGCTACTCCCACATTCTTCTCAATGTTGCACCCAAGATGCTGACAAGGGGTATCTCACAGGAACAGGTGGACAAGATCCTCATTAGCAACCCCAGGAACCTACTTACATTTAAATAA
- the LOC136422441 gene encoding calcium-activated chloride channel regulator 4-like, with the protein MASLTLRLVVFSCVFIWRTQVTVSAPNVIQLQNNEYTDVLIAIHRSIPEDQQIIDRLKEIFTEASESLYIATRSRAFLKQVKILIPNTWSRQPHYLPPGTATFDRANIRVDVQNPLYGDNPYVQQPGGCGVGGDYMHLTPRYVVDKPYGESTWGPYGKTITHEWGHLRWGLFDEYGFDDPLGGSYPHFYVSTSMGVQPVRCSAYTAGRSENAVTGNRCQVDPATGLPEADCRFIPDFTRNRATGSYMFMQFLPQVEEFCHGGQHLFSQGGQPNPLSSHNREAPNKHNVMCQGQSTWDVMNKHQDFANGANPPKEVVTTVPDFELLQEKEPRMVLVLDTSGSMRGDPIRRLNQAATHFIRSTVQDDSWLGIVTFSTTANTYHQLLQITSAADRTSLINRVPSTVGGTTCVGCALLEGVKVLEAQGDPSGGILFLMSDGQENEVPYIVTVTPQILAKGVIIDTLAYKRSADPQIESLALLTGGKSYFYSGEQGDSTALNDAFTTSVLSRDDRTGGEATIQLISETKTLNTGENYYNQVYIEKSEGRDAIFTFMWNGGVEPRIEIIAPNGTVIGQGDPSYHVMSDNIQVKVPGVAQPGKWLYNITIVDYFYQQVDILVSCKGATPDSQPIKVTAQVSTISLNGSSPESTALTVRASVTKGYLPVTGATVIAYIEKPPSEDVDELLLLDNGAGADVTKNDGIYSRYFLNFTAGGRYSVSVKVNNEFGEAASVVVNGTGRRGNSAALSQNAGLQPIFLNAKKYRV; encoded by the exons ATGGCGTCTCTAACTCTCCGTTTGGTTGTGTTCTCGTGTGTCTTCATCTGGAGGACACAGGTTACCGTGAGCGCGCCGAACGTGATTCAACTGCAGAACAACGAGTACACGGACGTGCTGATTGCCATCCACAGGAGCATCCCCGAGGACCAGCAGATCATCGACAGACTCAAG gAAATCTTCACGGAGGCTTCCGAGTCGCTCTACATCGCCACCCGCAGTCGAGCCTTCCTCAAACAGGTGAAGATCCTCATCCCCAACACGTGGTCCAGACAGCCTCACTACCTGCCGCCGGGAACAGCGACGTTTGACAGGGCGAACATCAG AGTGGACGTACAGAACCCCCTGTATGGGGATAACCCTTACGTACAACAGCCGGGCGGGTGCGGGGTGGGCGGGGACTACATGCACCTGACGCCCAGGTACGTCGTGGACAAGCCGTACGGAGAAAGCACCTGGGGGCCTTACG GTAAAACAATAACCCACGAGTGGGGCCATCTTCGCTGGGGCCTGTTCGATGAGTACGGGTTCGACGACCCGTTAGGGGGATCTTACCCGCACTTCTACGTCTCCACCTCCATGGGCGTCCAGCCCGTCCGGTGTTCCGCCTACACCGCCGGACGGTCCGAGAATGCAGTCACCGGAAACCGCTGCCAAGTGGACCCGGCAACCGGACTTCCGGAGGCCGACTGTCGCTTCATTCCGGATTTTACTCGGAACCGTGCAACCGGGTCCTACATGTTCATGCAGTTCCTACCGCAA GTGGAGGAATTCTGTCATGGCGGCCAGCATCTCTTCAGCCAGGGCGGCCAACCCAACCCGCTGTCCTCACACAACCGCGAGGCGCCCaacaaacacaatgtcatgtgtCAAGGTCAGAGCACCTGGGACGTCATGAACAAGCACCAGGACTTCGCCAATGGAGCCAACCCTCCCAAGGAAGTGGTGACGACGGTCCCAGACTTCGAGCTGCTTCAGGAGAAGGAGCCCAGGATGGTGCTGGTGCTGGACACGTCGGGCAGCATGCGG GGCGATCCTATCCGCCGTCTGAACCAGGCCGCCACCCACTTCATCCGGAGCACGGTCCAGGACGACAGCTGGCTGGGCATCGTCACCTTCTCAACAACAGCAAACACGTACCATCAACTCTTACA GATCACCAGTGCTGCCGACCGTACCTCGCTCATCAACAGGGTTCCCAGTACCGTAGGCGGGACCACTTGTGTCGGATGTGCGCTACTTGAAGGTGTCAAG GTATTGGAGGCCCAGGGCGATCCGAGTGGCGGCATCCTGTTCCTGATGAGTGACGGGCAGGAGAACGAAGTCCCTTACATCGTCACGGTCACGCCGCAGATCCTAGCCAAGGGGGTCATCATAGACACCCTGGCCTACAAGCGGAGCGCCGACCCGCAGATCGAGTCCCTGGCCCTGCTGACCGGGGGGAAGTCGTACTTTTACTCGGGGGAACAGGGAGACTCCACCGCCCTGAACGACGCCTTCACAACCTCCGTACTGTCTAGGGACGATAGAACGGGAGGAGAGGCGACcatacag CTCATCAGTGAAACGAAGACGTTAAACACGGGAGAGAACTACTACAACCAGGTTTACATCGAGAAGAGCGAGGGAAGGGACGCCATCTTTACCTTCATGTGGAACGGCGGCGTCGAGCCTCGCATTGAGATCATAGCCCCGAACGGCACTGTGATTGGTCAAGGCGACCCGTCCTATCACGTGATGTCGGACAACATTCAGGTGAAGGTTCCAGGGGTAGCACAG CCCGGGAAGTGGTTATACAACATCACCATCGTCGACTACTTCTACCAACAAGTGGACATACTGGTCAGCTGTAAGGGCGCCACTCCGGACAGCCAGCCCATCAAGGTCACCGCTCAGGTCAGCACTATCTCCCTGAACGGCTCCTCCCCCGAGTCCACGGCCCTGACCGTCCGCGCGTCCGTCACCAAGGGATACCTGCCCGTCACCGGGGCAACCGTCATCGCTTACATAGAGAAGCCGCCTAGCGAGGATGTTGACGAACTTCTCCTGCTGGACAACGGTGCAG GTGCCGACGTGACTAAAAACGACGGCATCTACTCCCGGTACTTCCTGAACTTCACGGCGGGAGGCCGCTACAGCGTGTCGGTCAAGGTCAACAACGAGTTCGGAGAGGCAGCTTCCGTCGTAGTGAACGGAACGGGGCGACGTGGTAACAGTGCCGCCTTGTCACAGAACGCAGGTCTGCAACCTATCTTCTTGAATGCGAAGAAATATAGGGTTTAA
- the LOC136423577 gene encoding integral membrane protein 2C-like: MGKITLANPSGQKDPIKDVKIPMKPADDDDVETATVAVTQPMPRRRNGCTSCIMALICMLLVIGGIAGGLFLYRHFGRHRKFVGRCGVRYNSHYYNRGQDPTTPRAQWAMLEEDVEVDLDGEYERIEVPDFDKCNHATVLHDFRRQLTAFKDWDHMRCFVMALNESAVPPPRSLFDLLMRVKDGSFMPQAYVNREVMRVVQPPIADTAQLGQYIHAVCRGVDTYRLTSIRKNDEDLRPEGHYLAKRDISEEKCDSKIRFYSGKEVSEVCIQFVE, translated from the exons atggGAAAGATCACCCTAGCTAACCCCAGCGGGCAGAAGGACCCCATAAAGGATGTGAAAATCCCGATG AAACCAGCGGATGATGACGATGTGGAGACCGCCACCGTGGCGGTGACCCAGCCCATGCCTCGGCGCAGGAACGGCTGCACCTCGTGCATCATGGCGCTGATCTGCATGCTGCTGGTGATCGGGGGTATCGCTGGGGGGCTGTTCCTGTACCGCCACTTCGGACGCCACAGGAAG TTCGTGGGGCGCTGCGGTGTGCGCTACAACAGCCACTACTACAACCGTGGGCAGGACCCGACCACCCCCCGCGCCCAGTGGGCCATGCTGGAGGAGGATGTGGAGGTGGACCTGGACGGGGAGTATGAGCGCATCGAGGTGCCGGACTTCGACAAGTGCAACCATGCCACTGTCCTGCATGACTTTAGGAGG caacTGACTGCATTCAAGGACTGGGACCATATGAGGTGTTTCGTGATGGCCCTGAACGAGTCTGCCGTGCCGCCCCCTCGCAGCCTCTTCGACCTGCTGATGCGCGTTAAA GATGGAAGCTTCATGCCGCAGGCTTATGTGAACCGGGAAGTGATGCGCGTTGTGCAGCCACCGATCGCAGATACTGCCCAGCTGGGACAGTACATCCACGCCGTGTGCAGGGGGGTGGACACCTACAGGCTGACCAGCATCAGGAAGAACGATGAGGACCTGCGCCCAG AGGGCCACTACTTGGCTAAACGCGACATATCAGAGGAGAAGTGCGACAGCAAGATTCGATTCTACAGTGGCAAAGAAGTCAGTGAAGTCTGCATCCAGTTTGTGGAGTAA
- the LOC136423576 gene encoding LOW QUALITY PROTEIN: coiled-coil domain-containing protein 160 homolog (The sequence of the model RefSeq protein was modified relative to this genomic sequence to represent the inferred CDS: substituted 1 base at 1 genomic stop codon), protein MAEGHWVEHLFPPTFGYTTDQLLSTGGPTSSETDSSAKLGSPPPTALRRVYGKVLEDFGAEMRGRDTTSTAESLEGELAGRVSRLSWGGGPDESCIWTQQELETXREVFRAAKDQNRKLNTILDLSNKQIKTLEDKCNEQEDQLDIRYKELKEAKKEIQRLKIHSNQLNSEVTKSCSKITGLSEDVQELHVTKDNLQRQLNETTIAFEKERLQRCELEQRLQMQEQHLEDAKFKSEEAMRLWYEKEVRELQRRVLTLQEELDREQQTHGINQKALDNMRKHFASLPDTTSVEQPETEDHFMSKLSYF, encoded by the coding sequence ATGGCGGAGGGACACTGGGTGGAACATCTCTTCCCTCCCACTTTTGGATACACGACCGACCAGCTGCTTTCCACGGGAGGACCGACTTCTTCTGAGACGGACTCCAGCGCCAAACTGGGGTCCCCTCCTCCTACAGCCTTACGACGGGTTTACGGGAAAGTACTAGAGGATTTCGGTGCGGAAATGAGGGGAAGGGATACGACGTCAACAGCCGAATCGCTGGAGGGAGAACTTGCAGGGAGAGTGTCTCGACTatcgtggggaggggggccagACGAGTCTTGCATCTGGACTCAGCAGGAGCTAGAAACATAACGAGAAGTCTTCCGCGCTGCCAAGGATCAGAACAGAAAGCTGAACACTATCTTAGACCTGTCAAACAAACAGATCAAGACATTGGAAGATAAATGCAATGAACAAGAAGACCAACTGGACATAAGGTACAAGGAATTGAAGGaagcaaagaaagaaatacaaaggCTTAAGATACACTCCAATCAGCTAAATAGTGAGGTGACAAAAAGCTGCAGCAAAATCACGGGACTGAGTGAAGATGTACAAGAGTTACATGTTACAAAAGACAACCTACAAAGGCAACTGAACGAAACAACTATTGCCTTTGAGAAAGAGAGATTACAGAGGTGTGAACTGGAGCAACGTCTTCAGATGCAAGAACAACACCTTGAAGACGCCAAATTCAAGAGCGAGGAGGCTATGAGACTCTGGTACGAGAAGGAAGTTCGAGAGTTGCAGCGACGGGTGCTGACGCTACAAGAGGAGTTGGACAGGGAACAACAAACACATGGAATCAACCAAAAGGCACTGGACAATATGAGAAAACATTTTGCCAGCCTTCCAGACACTACAAGTGTCGAACAGCCAGAAACTGAGGACCATTTCATGTCAAAACTCAGTTACTTCTGA